Within Micromonospora parathelypteridis, the genomic segment GGACCTCATCGTCAGCGCGGGCAACGACCTCATCGACCCCCTCGCGCTGGTCACCCCGAACCACCTGGACGAGAAGTTCCTCGTGGTGGGCGCGGAACTGGCCGAGCCGACCCACAACGTCACCTCGGTCGACTGGGACGGCGCGTCGTTCCGCGGGGAAGGGCTCGGCATGGCATCCACGTACGACCCGAACTCGTTCACCGCCGAACGCTGCGCGGCGGCGATCAGGGCCGGCGTGGCGGCGGTCCTCAACGACCTGACCGGGATCGTGATCTGGCTCTGACGGCCGGGGCCGTCCGCCGCAGAGCCGACACGGCCCGGTGCGGAGGCCCGCGACCTCCACACCGGGCCTGAGGGGTTACGCGGCCGAGCAGGTGGGGGTCATCCCCGCGGCGGTGCCCGTGCCCTGGTAGCCGAATTCGGTCGACTGGCCAGCTCCGATGGAGCCGTTGTAGGCGACATTGGTGAACTGGACCGTGCCGGTGGTGCCGCTCCGGTTGGCACTCCAGATGTTGGTGATGCTGGCTCCTGACGGCAGGGTCATGGTGACCGTCCAACCGTTGATCGGCGCGGGGCCGGCGGTAACCCGGACTGCGGCGACGAAACCACCCGTCCACTGGTTGACCGACACGGTCGCCGTACATCCAGCACCGTTCGGAGGCGGCGTCGTCGGCGGCGGGGTGGTGGGCGGCGGAGTGGTCGGCGGGGGCGTCGTCGGCGGCGAAGTCGTCGGCGGCGGAGTGGTCGGCGGCGGAGTCGTCGGCGGTGGGGTGGTCGGGCCGTCAGCCAGGACCGGCGTCGGCCAGTCCCGCCAGTCGGCCAACCGACCGAGCGCCTTGCTGTGAATCCGGATCGCTCCCGGCTCGTTGCCCGTCTTCAACAGGAACTTGCGGATGTTGTTCTGCAGCGGGGTACGCCACTCGGGGCGGTTGGCGCAGTGGCTGCCGTCCTGGACGTCGGACCAGTAGGTGATGTTGTCGCCAGCGCCGAGCGCCCGGTAGACCTCCGCGCCGCCCAGCGCCGCCACGCTCGCCGACCGGGGGCCGAGGTTGGCGATGTGCGGGTTGTCCATGATGAACAGCCCTCGCGGGGCCACCATGGCGACCATCTCGTGCGTGTCCACCGGCAGTCGGTTCGGGCTGCCGGTGAAGGAGCCGAACGCGTCACCCAACCATGGCTGCTCCCCGTACGCGCTGCTCAGGCTCTGGGCGCCCTCCCCGGGGATGCCCCGGAAGATCGGAACGCCCGCGCTGCCCGACTCGATCGGCATGGTCAGAGCGATGCGCTGGTCGAACACACCGATCGCGAAGGCGCCCTTGCCGTAGCGCGAGCATCCGGTGACACCCATCGCGTCGGACTTGAGGATCGTGCTGCCGGACTGCTCGATGACGTCGATGATCCGACTCACGCCCCAGCCCCAGGCCGCGAGCAGCCCGGTGCTGCTCGATGAGCCGTAGATGCTGTAGAACGCGCCCTGCTTGTTGTTTCGGGGTGTGCCCTCGCGACCAACGGCCAGCGGGTCGTAGCTGATGACGGCAGCACCGGCGGCCTTGATGGTGGCGGTGTCCGCACCGAACCCACCCACCACCACGACGGCCGGGAACGGGCCGGTGCCGCTCGGCAACTCGACCCGTGCCGAGAAGCTGGAGCTCCTGCCGTTGTGCGACACGTTCACGGTGATGTTGGTGGTCGAGACCGTCCCCGTGACGGTGGCCGGCTTGGCGGGCTTCTCGCCGAAGACGAACTTCTCCGCCAACTCCTTGATCTCCGCCCGACGGCAGCGCCAGTCGGACTTGGCGGTGATGGTCGCACCGTTCAGCTTCTTGAAAGGATCGGGAAGCTTGGCGTTGGTGGGCAGCGAACCAAGGTCAGGCAGACCGGACACCGCACAGTCGGCGCCCTCGTCCTCCACCGTTGCGGCGGCCAGGACGCCTGCGGCGGCCTGCGCGGTTGTCGTTCGTGCTACTACCGATACCGATCCGGCGACGGTGAGCGCGGCTACCGCCAGCGCGACGAGAACGGACCGGGTCCTTGAACGGTCCGAGCGGATGATCACCAGGTCTCTCCTTCCGAGGGTGGTGGTGGGAAGGAACGAAACGTGATCGATAATCACGAATGCCAGCCGCGTAAAGTCTGAGCAAGACCATCGTGAAGTGTCAATTAGTTTCCGAAACTTTCAGTGCCACTTTCGACGTGCGGTGAGCGTCGACGCCGCGCAGCTCAGCGCGGTGCGGGCCCGCGATCCTCGAACTCGTACGTGGTGGTCAGGCCCTCGGGCAGATCGGGGACCAGCGCGTTGGTGCCGTCGACCACCTGGACGTAGCGCTTGCCCTGGAAGATCGAGTAGCTGCCGTCAGCGAGCTGGTCGATCCGGAAGAGCTGTGTCGCGGCGGCCGGATCGCAGACCCGGCCGCGTACGCTGCCCGGCGCCGTGTCGTGCACGACGGTCATGCAGACCGCGCTGCCGCCGGAAGGCGCGGCCAGGGTGATCCGGTACCTGTTCCCCTCGGGGCGCAGGACCCACAGCGCCCCCTCGTCGACGCTCTGCGCGGCGGTGGCGCGCACCTGGTCGGTGCCAGCGCCGATCGCCAACGTGGCCCCGGCCATGCCGGGCACCGCGATCTCGACCTGCCGCTTGCCGCCGAGGATCTCCTGAGGTCCGGCCGCGGCCGTCACGGACGGGACGACAGAAGGTGGGACCTGGCTCGCCGGGCCGACGACACCCGGCGTCTCGACGTCGGCTCGTGCCTGCAACAGGGCTGTGCCGGCGGCAACGGCCACGACGGCCAGCCCCGCCGCGCTGACCGCCGCCCGGCGGCGTCGACGCCGGTCGCTGCGGTCGCGCAGCGCCTGGGCTCCCGGCAGCGTGGTGACTCGCCGGACCTCGTCGACGATCGCGGTGAGGTCGTCGCGCGGATCAGCCATGGGAGGTCTCCTCCTGGTGCACATCGGTCAGCAACCCGGCCATCGCTCGCCGACCGCGGGCGAGGTACGTCTTCACGGTCCCGACCGGCGCCTGCATCTCGGCTGCCACCTCTGCGACGCTGAGATCGTTCAGATGGTGCAGCACGACGGCCCGGCGCTCGTTGGCGCTCAGCCGCTGCAGCGCCTGCAACAGGGCGACGTGGTCCTCGTTCAGTCCGGGCACGCCCTGGTCGACCGCGGCCCGACGATGAGCGCGGATCCGATTGAACGTCTTGCGCCAACTGCTCACCGCGATCCGGGACGCGACGCGGCGGACCCACGCCTCCGGGCTGTCCGCCTCCCGTACCGTCCGCCAACGCTGCCAGGCCCGCATGAACGCCTCGGCGACGGCATCCTCCGCCTCGGCACGGTTTCCGGTCAGCGCGTACACGTGACCCACGACCCGACCCGCACAGGCCGCGTAGAGGGCGTCGAACTCCTCGGCATCACGCATCCGACCGGTGCCCTCCAGTGCCTCGTCCCCTGGTCACCGCCGCATGGAACCCGCCTGGGTCAATCGGACACGTCGGCGCGGGGGGAGGATTGTGGCCACCGTCACACCGGAGTGATCAACCTAACGCTCTGGTCAGGCGTCATCGTGCCGTCCCGGGAGACGCCCGTGGCGGAGAGGACGATGTGCGACGACGGCAACGACGGGCGCTGACAGCCGGCGTACTCGCGACCGCGCTGGTAGCGGCGGGCCTGACGGCCACCCCGGCGAATGCGCGGGTGTCGACCGGGGCCACGGTCGAGAGCAGGCCCGGCACCTTCACGCTGATCACCGGCGACCGGATCTCGGTGGACGCCCACGGCCAGCCGCAGATCCAGCGCGGGCCGGGGCGGGCCGACATGCGGTTCGTGACCAGCCGCGAGGGCGGCCACCAGTTCGTGATCCCGGTGGACGCGATGCCACTGCTGCGGGACGGACGCCTCGACCGTCGGTTGTTCGACCTCACCGCGCTGGGCGAGTTCGGCTACGACGACCGGGCGGCCGACCTGCCGCTGCTGGTCGCGTACCCCGAGAACATGGCGGCGCAGGCGCGGGCCGCGACCATCGGGGGTGACGGACGGGTGCGGGCCGACCTGCCCGCCGCCCGAGCGCTGGCCGTGCGGGCGAACCCGGACGACCGGGTCACGCTCTGGGCCTCGCTCACCCGGGGTACGACGTCGGCGCGCACCCTCACCGCCGGGGTCGACCACATCTGGCTGGACGGCAAGCGCAAGGTCTCCCTCGATCGCAGCGTGCCGCAGATCGGCGCCCCGGCGGCCTGGCAGGCGGGCTTCGACGGCACCGGCATCACCGTTGGCGTGCTGGACACCGGGATCGACGCCGGCCACCCCGACTTCGCCGGGCGCCTCACCGAGGTCCGGGACTTCACCGGCGGCAACGACCCCGCCGACGCGGTCGGCCACGGCACCCACGTGGCGTCGACCATCGTGGGCAGCGGCGCGGCCTCCGGTGGCAGGTACCGAGGTGTGGCGCCGGGAGCGAAGCTCCTCGTCGGCAAGGTCTGCGCCACCACCGAATGCCAGGACTCGGACATCATCACCGGCATGCAGTGGCTCGCGCCGCAGACGCGGGTGGTCAACCTGAGCGTGGGCGGCGACGACGCGCCCGGCCTCGACCCGCTGGAGACGGCGGTCCAGGAGCTCAGCCACCAGTACGGCACCCTCTTCGTGGTCGCGGCCGGCAACGAGGGCAAACCGAAGTCGGTCTCCTCGCCGGCCTCCGCCGACGACGCCCTCGCCGTCGCCGCGGTCGACGCCGACGACCAGCGGGCCTACTTCTCCAGCCGGGGTCCCCGCATCGGCGACAACCACATCAAGCCCGAGATCAGCGCGCCCGGTGTCGACATCGTGGCCGCTGCCCCCGGCGGCGACTACGCGACCATGGCGGGCACGTCGATGGCCACCCCGCACGTGGCCGGCACTGCCGCGATCCTCGCTGGGCAGCACCCGGACTGGACCGGCCCGCAACTCAAGGCCACGCTGATGGACTCCGCCAAGCCGACCGGCGAGGACACCCTCTACGAGCAGGGCGCGGGTCGGGTCGACATCGCCCGCGCGGTCGCCCAGCCGGTCGCCGCCGACATCGCCGCCATCGACTTTCCGGTCCAGCGCTGGCCGCACGCCGACGACACCCCGATCACGCAGGTCGTCGGCTACCGCAACACGGGCAGCACGCCGGTCACCCTGACGCTGACCGTCGCCCCGGCGCCGGCCGGCATGCTCACCGTCAGCCCGGCCACGCTGGTCGTGCCGGCCGGCGGTCGCGCCGAGGCGACGATCACCGTCGACACCCGGGTCGACGCCACCGACGGCGTCTACCAGGGGGCGCTGACCGCGACCGGTGCCGGCGACCTGCGGGTACGCACACCTTTCGCGCTGAACCGCGAGATCGAGAGCTACGACGTACGGCTCAACCACACCGGACGTGACGGCAAGCCGGCCACGGAGTACTCGACCGTGGCGGCGAACCTGACCACCGGCGAGTTCACCACCCTGGACGGGGTACCGGGCGGTGGCACCATGCGGCTGCCCAAGGGCCGTTACGGGCTCTACAGCACCATCCACGAGGGCGACGCGTCGACGCTGCTCGTCCAGCCCCTGCTGGACGTACGCGGCCCGATCACCGAGGCCGTCGACGCCCGTACCGCCAAGCCGGTCGCGCTGACCGTGCCCCAGCGCGACGCCGCGCCCCTCTCGATCAACGTGAGCGCGAACTGGAACGATGGCATGCGCTACCCGGGTGTCCAGCTCAGTGGGGCGTCCTTCGCCGACGTCTTCTTCGGTCGGATCGGGCCCGCCGTCGCGGCACCCGAGTTCACCGCGACGCTGGGCGTCGGGCTTGCCCGTCCCGGCAAGGACGGAACCTTCCGGAACAGCCCCTACACGTACGACCTGGCGTACGTCAGCCCGGGCGACATGTTCACGGGTCTGACCAGGAAGCTGTCGCCGAAGAACCTCGCCACGGTCAGGACGACCTACCGCAGCCAGTCCACGGCGGCGACGGCGGTCCGGTACCACCGTGCGTCAGCGCCCGGTGGCTCCGGCCCGATCGGTTCGAACACGCCGATCGACCTGCCGTTCCATGGCACCGAGTACTACAACACCGACGGCGGCATCGTCTGGACGTCCACGTTCGTCGAGGGCGACAACTCCACCATGCAGGAGTCGACCTTCAAGCCGGGCCGGACGTACACCCAGACCTGGAACGCGGCCCCCTTCGGGCCCTCGGTGACCCAGGCCCCGACCCTGTCGCCCCTGGGGTACGCGGGCCGCGACGGCGACACCATCTCCATCTCGTCGTTGCCGCTGTTCGGCGACGCGGCCGGTCGCCCCGGGAGCCGCGACGACCGGCCGGTGCAGTTCCGGCTGCTGCGCAACGGCACGGAGATCGGCACCTCGGACAGCCCGTGGGCCGAGTTCGCGGTGCCCGCCGAGAAGGCCACCTACCGTCTGGAGGCGACCGTCACCCGCGCGGTCCCGGACACCCTGTCGACCTCGATCGCGGTGGCCTGGACCTTCACCTCGGCGCACACGACGTCGCCGCAGCGGCTGCCCCTGACGACAGCCCGACCGACGCCGGTGCTCGACGACACCAACACGGCCCGCGCGGGCCGGATCATGACCATTCCGGTGGCACTGGACCGGCAGGCTGGTTCCAAGGCCGCGCCCAACCGGACGCTGGGCGTCTCGGCGTCGTTCGACGACGGCAAGACGTGGGTCACGCTGCCGGTGATCCGGGACGTCGCCCTCATCAGTCACCCCCGGCGGGCCGGCTTCGTCTCGCTCCGACTGACGGCGACCGACACCGCCGGCAACACGGTCACGCAGACGATCCAACGCGCCTACCGGATCGCCTGATCCCGCGGTGAGTCCGGGGCGGCGCCTGCTTGACGCGCCGCCCCGGAACTCACCGGTGACCGAGGACACGGTGCACTGACTCGCCCGGCAGGGTGGAATCAGAGGTGTGCACAGAGCAGGCATCGGCGAGTGACGTCGTGAAGTTCACCCTGCCGACCAGCGATCCGGATTTCGCACCCGAGGAACCGGTGCGGACGACGGCAGCCCATCGGCAGCGATGGGCGGTGGACACGATGGCTGTCGCAGCGGACGACCAGGTGTTGGAGATCGGCTGCGGTCGGGGAGCGGCCGTCTCCCTGGTCGCCAGCCGCCTCACGACCGGCCGAATCGTCGCCATCGACCGAGCGGCGACGATGGTGCGGCTCGCGACCGAACGGAACCTGAACCACATCAACGCCGGCAGAGCTGAGATTCGATGTGCAGGATTTGAGGCGGCCGACCTCCCGGCCCGCCGTTTCACCAAGATCTTCGCCGTGAACGTCAGCCTGTTCTGGCTGGGCGACGCGACTCAGCCGATCGACCGGATGCGGAGCCTGCTGGCACCGGGAGGGCAGCTCTACGTGTTCGGCGAGCGGCCCACCGCCGCACACGCCACGG encodes:
- a CDS encoding glucuronyl esterase domain-containing protein, producing the protein MIIRSDRSRTRSVLVALAVAALTVAGSVSVVARTTTAQAAAGVLAAATVEDEGADCAVSGLPDLGSLPTNAKLPDPFKKLNGATITAKSDWRCRRAEIKELAEKFVFGEKPAKPATVTGTVSTTNITVNVSHNGRSSSFSARVELPSGTGPFPAVVVVGGFGADTATIKAAGAAVISYDPLAVGREGTPRNNKQGAFYSIYGSSSSTGLLAAWGWGVSRIIDVIEQSGSTILKSDAMGVTGCSRYGKGAFAIGVFDQRIALTMPIESGSAGVPIFRGIPGEGAQSLSSAYGEQPWLGDAFGSFTGSPNRLPVDTHEMVAMVAPRGLFIMDNPHIANLGPRSASVAALGGAEVYRALGAGDNITYWSDVQDGSHCANRPEWRTPLQNNIRKFLLKTGNEPGAIRIHSKALGRLADWRDWPTPVLADGPTTPPPTTPPPTTPPPTTSPPTTPPPTTPPPTTPPPTTPPPNGAGCTATVSVNQWTGGFVAAVRVTAGPAPINGWTVTMTLPSGASITNIWSANRSGTTGTVQFTNVAYNGSIGAGQSTEFGYQGTGTAAGMTPTCSAA
- a CDS encoding sigma-70 family RNA polymerase sigma factor, producing the protein MRDAEEFDALYAACAGRVVGHVYALTGNRAEAEDAVAEAFMRAWQRWRTVREADSPEAWVRRVASRIAVSSWRKTFNRIRAHRRAAVDQGVPGLNEDHVALLQALQRLSANERRAVVLHHLNDLSVAEVAAEMQAPVGTVKTYLARGRRAMAGLLTDVHQEETSHG
- a CDS encoding S8 family peptidase, producing the protein MRRRQRRALTAGVLATALVAAGLTATPANARVSTGATVESRPGTFTLITGDRISVDAHGQPQIQRGPGRADMRFVTSREGGHQFVIPVDAMPLLRDGRLDRRLFDLTALGEFGYDDRAADLPLLVAYPENMAAQARAATIGGDGRVRADLPAARALAVRANPDDRVTLWASLTRGTTSARTLTAGVDHIWLDGKRKVSLDRSVPQIGAPAAWQAGFDGTGITVGVLDTGIDAGHPDFAGRLTEVRDFTGGNDPADAVGHGTHVASTIVGSGAASGGRYRGVAPGAKLLVGKVCATTECQDSDIITGMQWLAPQTRVVNLSVGGDDAPGLDPLETAVQELSHQYGTLFVVAAGNEGKPKSVSSPASADDALAVAAVDADDQRAYFSSRGPRIGDNHIKPEISAPGVDIVAAAPGGDYATMAGTSMATPHVAGTAAILAGQHPDWTGPQLKATLMDSAKPTGEDTLYEQGAGRVDIARAVAQPVAADIAAIDFPVQRWPHADDTPITQVVGYRNTGSTPVTLTLTVAPAPAGMLTVSPATLVVPAGGRAEATITVDTRVDATDGVYQGALTATGAGDLRVRTPFALNREIESYDVRLNHTGRDGKPATEYSTVAANLTTGEFTTLDGVPGGGTMRLPKGRYGLYSTIHEGDASTLLVQPLLDVRGPITEAVDARTAKPVALTVPQRDAAPLSINVSANWNDGMRYPGVQLSGASFADVFFGRIGPAVAAPEFTATLGVGLARPGKDGTFRNSPYTYDLAYVSPGDMFTGLTRKLSPKNLATVRTTYRSQSTAATAVRYHRASAPGGSGPIGSNTPIDLPFHGTEYYNTDGGIVWTSTFVEGDNSTMQESTFKPGRTYTQTWNAAPFGPSVTQAPTLSPLGYAGRDGDTISISSLPLFGDAAGRPGSRDDRPVQFRLLRNGTEIGTSDSPWAEFAVPAEKATYRLEATVTRAVPDTLSTSIAVAWTFTSAHTTSPQRLPLTTARPTPVLDDTNTARAGRIMTIPVALDRQAGSKAAPNRTLGVSASFDDGKTWVTLPVIRDVALISHPRRAGFVSLRLTATDTAGNTVTQTIQRAYRIA
- a CDS encoding class I SAM-dependent methyltransferase yields the protein MDTMAVAADDQVLEIGCGRGAAVSLVASRLTTGRIVAIDRAATMVRLATERNLNHINAGRAEIRCAGFEAADLPARRFTKIFAVNVSLFWLGDATQPIDRMRSLLAPGGQLYVFGERPTAAHATANLTATKLLLEARGFTTARSSAIRGQGQVLTCVSGTPIE